From the genome of Desulfovibrio gilichinskyi, one region includes:
- a CDS encoding UDP-N-acetylmuramoyl-L-alanyl-D-glutamate--2,6-diaminopimelate ligase → MSDSTMDITKWNRLLEKVKEGLMVRTDSREVEPGDVFVAISGPLRDGTDFVPQALKNGAAYIVCASHLSTGSAELILHSDPREALVDLAKAYFKTDKSTVKIIGITGTNGKTTTSYLIEQLLTGAGMKVGVLGTVSYRWPGFEMDAPLTTPGCWQLHEMLAQMNKANVDVMVMEVSSHALHQKRVAGIDFDAAVLTNVTQDHLDYHGNMEAYFEAKSMLFKYYPLTGKRGIINFNDPYGRRLLKSYSPSIGFGLGASDELTCDKLCGEMISCTGKGMFLKMTFGEDSWEIDTDFIGKHNGSNLLAAQAVGLHLGLTPAQLKATTFHGVPGRLERVRNDHGFDIFVDYAHTPDALENVLSTLKGLNFKRVITVFGCGGDRDKTKRPLMAAAACKYSDVAVLTSDNPRTEDPLEIINDVRVGMTQCPMTIEEPDRALAIRKAVKEMKSGDVLLIAGKGHETYQIIGTKKRDFSDALEVTSAIKEIYG, encoded by the coding sequence ATGTCAGACAGTACTATGGACATAACAAAATGGAACAGACTCCTCGAAAAAGTTAAAGAGGGGCTCATGGTTCGCACAGATTCGCGGGAAGTTGAACCCGGCGATGTTTTTGTCGCGATTTCCGGACCGCTCCGCGATGGAACGGACTTTGTTCCGCAAGCCCTTAAAAACGGGGCCGCATATATCGTTTGTGCCTCTCATCTTTCGACTGGTTCAGCAGAATTAATTCTTCACTCTGACCCACGCGAAGCATTGGTGGACCTTGCTAAAGCATATTTCAAAACTGACAAATCAACTGTTAAGATCATTGGAATTACCGGAACAAACGGCAAAACGACCACATCTTACCTGATCGAACAACTGCTCACAGGCGCAGGAATGAAAGTAGGAGTCCTCGGAACCGTCAGCTACCGCTGGCCCGGATTCGAAATGGACGCTCCTCTCACAACTCCTGGATGCTGGCAGCTGCATGAAATGCTCGCACAGATGAACAAGGCAAATGTTGATGTCATGGTCATGGAAGTATCATCACATGCCCTTCACCAGAAACGTGTTGCAGGTATTGATTTTGACGCCGCAGTTCTGACGAATGTCACTCAGGACCACTTAGATTACCACGGCAACATGGAAGCATACTTTGAAGCAAAATCAATGCTGTTCAAATACTACCCGCTCACCGGGAAGCGTGGAATCATAAATTTCAATGATCCTTACGGCAGAAGACTTCTTAAGTCTTACTCACCTTCAATAGGATTCGGACTTGGAGCTTCTGACGAACTTACTTGCGACAAACTTTGCGGTGAAATGATTTCATGCACCGGCAAGGGAATGTTCCTTAAAATGACGTTCGGAGAAGACTCATGGGAAATTGATACCGACTTTATCGGTAAACATAACGGGTCAAATCTACTCGCAGCACAGGCTGTAGGGTTGCACTTAGGGCTTACTCCGGCCCAGCTCAAAGCAACAACTTTTCACGGTGTTCCCGGAAGGCTTGAAAGAGTCAGAAATGATCATGGATTCGATATTTTTGTGGATTACGCCCACACTCCTGATGCTCTTGAGAATGTTCTTTCCACATTAAAGGGGCTGAATTTCAAACGGGTCATCACTGTATTCGGCTGCGGCGGAGACCGGGACAAGACAAAACGTCCACTTATGGCCGCAGCAGCATGCAAATATTCAGATGTAGCTGTTTTGACATCAGACAATCCAAGGACCGAAGATCCCCTTGAAATCATCAATGATGTCCGCGTCGGCATGACGCAATGCCCTATGACTATTGAAGAACCGGATAGAGCTTTAGCAATCCGCAAAGCGGTAAAAGAAATGAAATCTGGTGATGTTCTTTTGATCGCAGGTAAAGGACACGAAACGTACCAGATTATCGGAACTAAAAAACGCGACTTCAGCGACGCGCTTGAAGTAACTTCGGCAATCAAGGAGATATACGGTTGA
- a CDS encoding UDP-N-acetylmuramoyl-tripeptide--D-alanyl-D-alanine ligase, with protein sequence MKLTLCELEKQLKGGSDIPCAADTEVTAVRIDSRLVRKGDVFFCIEGSNYDGHNFAEAALKAGAAAVVVSKHLRNLDDKPVIMVRNTIEALGKLAAYWRTKSKAKMIAVTGSAGKTTVKEMLAHVIAGRYSVHKNFMNLNNQIGLPMSMLEATGEEDFWVMELGISLLGDMEELGPVAMPDMAIIHNIGPAHLEGLGSMENIATSKASLFKYLQPDGKGLCCKDHTLLWNAAADIIEPVPFSSQDKNALYYSELLETLPDGTGRFLIKAGDETAETILPTCGSHFAENAAAVTCAASLLGFGLQEIADRLKTIQLPKQRFHCHAYGKWTLIDDSYNANPLSMSKAIDTAKKIAGERSLILVLGDMLELGADATRAHRELGKKIAAIDPAATFYFGEHYEDVASSTNGSTLVPVNKPSEFLTGIHELGLNNAVVLFKGSRSCRMENYFHALNNEVTGETGGNKA encoded by the coding sequence TTGAAACTAACCTTATGTGAACTTGAAAAACAGCTCAAAGGGGGAAGTGACATCCCTTGCGCAGCAGACACCGAAGTCACAGCCGTGCGGATAGACAGCAGGCTGGTACGCAAAGGTGATGTATTCTTCTGCATAGAAGGATCAAATTACGACGGCCACAATTTTGCGGAAGCCGCCCTTAAGGCCGGTGCTGCCGCGGTCGTTGTTTCAAAACATCTGCGAAATCTTGATGATAAACCGGTCATCATGGTTAGAAACACAATAGAAGCATTGGGTAAACTGGCTGCGTACTGGCGCACTAAGTCGAAAGCAAAAATGATTGCGGTTACCGGTTCTGCCGGGAAAACCACCGTTAAAGAGATGCTGGCTCATGTTATTGCCGGAAGATACTCGGTTCACAAAAATTTTATGAACCTGAACAACCAGATAGGACTCCCGATGTCCATGCTGGAAGCTACCGGTGAAGAAGATTTCTGGGTAATGGAACTCGGAATAAGCCTTCTCGGAGATATGGAAGAACTCGGACCTGTGGCAATGCCGGACATGGCAATTATCCACAATATAGGACCTGCTCATCTTGAAGGTTTAGGCTCGATGGAGAACATTGCCACCAGCAAGGCTTCACTTTTCAAATATCTGCAACCGGATGGCAAAGGACTTTGCTGTAAGGATCATACTCTGCTCTGGAACGCAGCCGCTGATATCATTGAACCCGTTCCTTTCTCTTCGCAGGATAAGAACGCACTTTATTACAGTGAACTGCTCGAGACTCTGCCTGACGGCACAGGTCGTTTTCTTATTAAGGCAGGAGATGAAACAGCTGAAACAATTTTGCCGACTTGCGGTTCACATTTTGCGGAAAACGCCGCAGCTGTTACATGCGCGGCCTCGCTTCTGGGATTCGGACTGCAAGAGATTGCTGACAGATTAAAAACAATACAGCTTCCGAAGCAAAGATTTCACTGTCACGCTTACGGTAAATGGACTCTTATAGACGATTCCTACAATGCGAATCCTCTTTCCATGAGCAAAGCTATTGATACTGCAAAAAAAATTGCAGGGGAAAGATCTTTGATTCTGGTGCTAGGAGATATGCTTGAACTAGGTGCAGATGCAACACGGGCTCATCGTGAACTCGGCAAAAAAATTGCCGCAATCGATCCGGCTGCTACATTTTATTTCGGTGAACATTACGAGGATGTGGCTTCATCCACTAACGGATCAACTTTGGTTCCGGTAAACAAGCCTTCAGAATTTCTGACTGGAATACATGAACTAGGATTAAACAATGCGGTGGTTCTTTTTAAAGGGTCAAGATCCTGCCGCATGGAAAATTACTTCCACGCACTTAATAATGAGGTCACAGGGGAGACCGGAGGAAACAAAGCATGA